A genome region from Arthrobacter agilis includes the following:
- the dxr gene encoding 1-deoxy-D-xylulose-5-phosphate reductoisomerase, with the protein MDFSNPTREHRRVSILGSTGSIGTQALDVIAAAPDRFSVAGLSAGGRNLDLLARQAVAVHAPAVGVASATESELEHAIGAAADAAGVSGYAPQLFAGDGAAASIAAWPDADVVLNGITGSIGLEPTLAALAAGHLLALANKESLIAGGALVRAAAAPGQLVPVDSEHSAIAQALRGGTADEVDRLVLTASGGPFRGLTRSQLRNVTPAQAVAHPTWDMGRVISTNSASMVNKALEVVEAHLLFDIPLERIDVVVHPQSVIHSMVQFIDGSTLAQASPPDMRLPIALGMGWPFRVRGSAKACDWRRPAEWNFEPLDEEAFPAITLAKRAAAEGGTLMAVYNAANEEAVDAFHRGAIGFPDIVDTVSAVVDDQRAQDPAGGAGGELTLAAVLEAERWARTNARARCGLGDPPRDSLPTAAAAEEGQKEKL; encoded by the coding sequence ATGGATTTCAGCAACCCCACCCGCGAGCACCGGCGCGTCTCCATCCTCGGCTCCACCGGCTCGATCGGCACCCAGGCACTCGACGTGATCGCCGCCGCCCCGGACCGCTTCAGCGTCGCCGGGCTCAGCGCGGGCGGGCGGAACCTGGACCTCCTCGCCCGCCAGGCCGTCGCCGTCCACGCGCCCGCCGTCGGGGTCGCGTCCGCCACCGAGTCCGAGCTCGAGCACGCCATCGGAGCCGCTGCCGACGCCGCCGGCGTCTCGGGCTACGCTCCGCAGCTCTTCGCGGGGGACGGCGCCGCGGCGAGCATCGCCGCGTGGCCCGATGCCGACGTCGTCCTCAACGGCATCACCGGATCCATCGGCCTCGAGCCGACCCTCGCCGCGCTCGCCGCCGGGCACCTGCTCGCGCTCGCCAACAAGGAATCTCTGATCGCCGGGGGAGCCCTCGTGCGGGCCGCCGCCGCCCCCGGACAGCTCGTACCCGTCGATTCCGAGCACTCGGCCATCGCCCAGGCCCTGCGCGGAGGGACGGCGGACGAGGTGGACCGCCTCGTCCTCACGGCGTCGGGCGGCCCGTTCCGAGGCCTCACCCGCTCGCAGCTGCGGAACGTCACCCCCGCGCAGGCCGTCGCCCACCCCACGTGGGACATGGGCCGCGTGATCAGTACCAACTCGGCCTCGATGGTCAACAAGGCCCTCGAGGTCGTCGAGGCACATCTGCTCTTCGACATCCCGCTGGAGCGGATCGACGTCGTCGTCCACCCTCAGTCCGTGATCCACTCGATGGTCCAGTTCATCGACGGCTCCACACTGGCACAGGCCTCACCGCCGGACATGCGGCTCCCGATCGCCCTCGGTATGGGCTGGCCGTTCCGGGTGCGGGGATCGGCGAAGGCCTGCGACTGGAGGCGCCCCGCCGAATGGAACTTCGAGCCCCTCGACGAGGAGGCCTTCCCCGCCATCACCCTCGCCAAGCGGGCCGCGGCCGAGGGCGGCACCCTCATGGCCGTGTACAACGCCGCGAACGAGGAAGCCGTGGACGCCTTTCACAGGGGAGCCATAGGTTTTCCTGACATCGTGGACACGGTGTCCGCCGTGGTCGACGACCAGCGCGCGCAGGATCCCGCAGGCGGCGCCGGAGGCGAGCTCACGCTCGCCGCGGTCCTCGAGGCCGAGCGGTGGGCACGCACGAACGCCCGGGCCCGTTGTGGGCTCGGAGACCCGCCGCGGGACTCGCTGCCGACGGCGGCGGCCGCAGAGGAAGGCCAGAAGGAAAAGCTGTGA
- a CDS encoding M50 family metallopeptidase, protein MTVLLFIVGVLFVVLGIAASIALHEVGHLVPAKLFKVRVTQYMVGFGPTVWSRRRGETEYGLKAIPAGGYVSMVGMFPPAATEDGAVRPSSTGVFQQLTNDARQAAAEQLQPGDENRVFYRLPIWKRIIIMMGGPLMNLLIGTVLFAVLLMGFGTAQPTTTIASVSECVVPASQQAETGQTECGADDPAAPAYEAGLLPGDRVVTFDGRDVTSWDELSGWIRDAAGREVGISYVRNGETVDSTITPLLTERPVVAADGTAEVDDEGDTVMQEVGFIGVGSTQELVPQPAGAVLPAVGDSLARVAGVVLNLPQRVVEVGQAAFSDAPRDPEGPISVVGVGRIAGEISAMEEIPVASRAATLIGLVAGVNLALFVFNLIPLLPLDGGHVAGALWEGLRRTVARLFGRPDPGPFDMARLLPLTYAVAILLMGMGVLLIYADIVKPVDLFG, encoded by the coding sequence GTGACTGTTCTGTTGTTCATCGTCGGGGTGCTCTTCGTCGTCCTCGGGATCGCCGCCTCGATCGCGCTGCACGAGGTGGGACACCTCGTGCCCGCGAAGCTCTTCAAGGTCCGGGTCACCCAGTACATGGTGGGGTTCGGCCCCACCGTCTGGTCGCGCCGCCGCGGGGAGACCGAGTACGGGTTGAAGGCGATCCCCGCCGGCGGGTATGTCTCGATGGTCGGCATGTTCCCGCCCGCCGCGACGGAGGACGGCGCCGTCCGCCCGTCCAGTACCGGCGTCTTCCAGCAGCTCACCAACGACGCGCGGCAAGCCGCGGCGGAGCAGCTGCAGCCGGGCGACGAGAACCGTGTCTTCTACAGGCTGCCCATCTGGAAGCGGATCATCATCATGATGGGAGGTCCGCTGATGAACCTCCTGATCGGGACGGTGCTGTTCGCCGTCCTCCTCATGGGATTCGGTACCGCGCAGCCCACCACCACGATCGCCTCCGTGTCCGAGTGCGTGGTCCCGGCGAGCCAGCAGGCCGAGACCGGCCAGACGGAGTGCGGCGCCGACGATCCCGCCGCTCCCGCCTACGAGGCGGGCCTCCTGCCGGGGGACCGCGTGGTCACCTTCGACGGCCGGGACGTCACGAGCTGGGACGAGCTCTCCGGCTGGATCAGGGACGCGGCCGGACGCGAGGTGGGCATCAGCTACGTGCGGAACGGCGAGACCGTCGACTCGACCATCACGCCCCTGCTGACCGAGCGGCCCGTGGTCGCGGCGGACGGCACGGCGGAGGTCGACGACGAGGGCGACACCGTGATGCAGGAGGTGGGCTTCATCGGCGTCGGATCGACGCAGGAGCTCGTCCCGCAGCCCGCGGGTGCTGTGCTTCCCGCCGTCGGCGACTCGCTCGCGCGCGTGGCCGGGGTGGTGCTGAACCTCCCGCAGCGCGTCGTGGAGGTCGGGCAGGCCGCCTTCTCGGACGCACCCCGTGATCCCGAGGGGCCCATCAGCGTGGTGGGCGTGGGACGGATCGCGGGCGAGATCTCCGCCATGGAGGAGATCCCCGTGGCATCGCGTGCCGCGACGCTGATCGGACTGGTGGCCGGGGTGAACCTGGCCCTGTTCGTGTTCAACCTCATCCCGCTTCTCCCGCTCGACGGCGGCCACGTGGCCGGCGCGCTGTGGGAGGGCCTCCGACGGACCGTCGCCCGCCTGTTCGGGCGACCGGATCCAGGCCCGTTCGACATGGCCAGACTCCTGCCCCTCACCTATGCCGTCGCGATCCTGCTGATGGGCATGGGTGTCCTGCTGATCTACGCGGACATCGTGAAGCCGGTCGACCTCTTCGGCTGA
- a CDS encoding MarR family transcriptional regulator: protein MFVLTIDQARSRSSADRIPELLDLLAAVPTVLPWERSVGDEAQGVVADAAAAVDAVLLCLRAGGWYIGIGIGEVEQPYPRSPREARGSAFVAARHAVERAKKTGERAPLAVEASDAGGPAAAEAEGVLALLGRHVLERSEAEWRIIDLLQPGKRGTQTAVARTLGISPQAVSKAAARAAWHEEHAVRPAAARLLAWADADR from the coding sequence GTGTTCGTCCTCACCATCGACCAGGCCCGTAGCCGGAGCTCGGCCGACCGCATCCCGGAACTGCTGGACCTCCTCGCCGCGGTTCCGACGGTCCTGCCGTGGGAGCGCTCCGTCGGCGACGAGGCCCAGGGTGTCGTAGCCGATGCGGCCGCTGCCGTCGACGCCGTCCTGCTCTGCCTGCGCGCCGGTGGCTGGTACATCGGCATCGGCATCGGTGAGGTGGAGCAGCCCTACCCGCGCTCGCCGCGGGAGGCCCGTGGATCGGCTTTCGTCGCGGCCCGGCACGCCGTCGAGCGCGCCAAGAAGACGGGGGAGCGGGCGCCCCTGGCCGTGGAGGCGTCCGACGCCGGAGGCCCTGCTGCTGCCGAGGCGGAGGGAGTGCTCGCCCTGCTCGGCCGGCACGTCCTGGAGCGCTCGGAGGCCGAGTGGCGCATCATCGATCTCCTGCAGCCCGGCAAGCGCGGCACCCAGACCGCCGTCGCCCGCACCCTGGGGATCAGCCCGCAGGCCGTGAGCAAGGCCGCCGCCCGGGCCGCCTGGCACGAGGAGCACGCCGTCCGGCCTGCCGCGGCGCGGCTCCTGGCCTGGGCCGACGCCGACAGGTAG
- a CDS encoding YciI family protein, which translates to MSIFAVEYVYSPDHEDLRAEHRPAHRQWLEELVGQGRVLASGPFADGSGALLLFTSESEADLSRLVGQDPFARAGAISAVKATEWNPIIGAFRDHV; encoded by the coding sequence ATGAGCATTTTCGCCGTCGAGTACGTCTACAGCCCCGACCACGAGGACCTCCGCGCCGAGCACCGGCCGGCGCACCGGCAATGGCTCGAAGAGCTCGTCGGCCAGGGCCGCGTCCTCGCCTCCGGGCCCTTCGCCGACGGCAGCGGCGCACTGCTGCTCTTCACCTCCGAGAGCGAGGCGGACCTCAGCCGGCTGGTCGGGCAGGACCCCTTCGCCCGTGCGGGAGCGATCTCCGCCGTGAAGGCCACCGAATGGAATCCCATCATCGGGGCCTTCCGCGACCACGTGTGA
- the ispG gene encoding flavodoxin-dependent (E)-4-hydroxy-3-methylbut-2-enyl-diphosphate synthase yields MTSVSLGMPAAPPPVLAPRRKTRQIKVGSVGVGSDSPISIQSMTTTPTTDINATLQQIAELTATGCDIVRVACPSADDAAALPIIAKKSQIPVIADIHFQPKYVFAAIDAGCAAVRVNPGNIRKFDDQVKQIADAAKAAGTSIRIGVNAGSLDPRLMQKYGKATPEALVESAVWEASLFEEHDFHDFKISVKHNDPVIMVRAYELLAERGDWPLHLGVTEAGPAFQGTIKSATAFGALLSKGIGDTIRVSLSAPPVEEVKVGAQILQSLNLRPRKLEIVSCPSCGRAQVDVYTLAEEVTAGLEGMEVPLRVAVMGCVVNGPGEAREADLGVASGNGKGQIFVRGEVIKTVPEDQIVETLIEEAMRLAEEMGESDGETAGQGGPMVTVS; encoded by the coding sequence TTGACCTCGGTCAGCCTAGGAATGCCAGCAGCGCCCCCACCGGTCCTCGCGCCCCGTCGCAAGACCCGCCAGATCAAGGTCGGTTCGGTGGGCGTCGGATCGGACTCACCGATCAGCATCCAGTCGATGACCACGACGCCGACCACGGACATCAACGCCACGCTCCAGCAGATCGCCGAGCTGACGGCGACGGGCTGCGACATCGTCCGCGTGGCCTGCCCGTCGGCCGACGACGCGGCAGCCCTGCCGATCATCGCGAAGAAGTCGCAGATCCCCGTGATCGCGGACATCCACTTCCAGCCGAAGTACGTGTTCGCCGCGATCGACGCCGGATGTGCCGCGGTCCGCGTGAACCCGGGCAACATCCGCAAGTTCGACGACCAGGTCAAGCAGATCGCCGACGCGGCCAAGGCCGCGGGCACCTCGATCCGCATCGGCGTCAACGCCGGTTCCCTCGACCCGCGCCTCATGCAGAAGTACGGCAAGGCCACGCCCGAGGCGCTCGTCGAATCCGCGGTCTGGGAGGCGTCGCTCTTCGAGGAGCACGACTTCCACGACTTCAAGATCTCCGTCAAGCACAACGACCCCGTGATCATGGTGCGGGCCTACGAGCTCCTGGCGGAGCGCGGCGACTGGCCCCTGCACCTCGGGGTCACCGAGGCCGGTCCCGCCTTCCAGGGCACCATCAAGTCCGCCACGGCCTTTGGGGCCCTGCTCTCCAAGGGCATCGGCGACACCATCCGCGTGTCGCTCTCCGCCCCGCCGGTCGAGGAGGTCAAGGTCGGAGCGCAGATCCTGCAGTCGCTCAACCTGCGCCCCCGCAAGCTCGAGATCGTCTCCTGCCCCTCGTGCGGCAGGGCCCAGGTGGATGTCTACACGCTCGCCGAGGAGGTGACCGCCGGCCTCGAAGGCATGGAGGTCCCCCTCCGCGTGGCCGTGATGGGCTGCGTCGTCAACGGTCCCGGCGAGGCCCGCGAGGCCGACCTCGGCGTCGCGTCGGGCAACGGCAAGGGCCAGATCTTCGTTCGCGGCGAGGTCATCAAGACCGTCCCCGAGGACCAGATCGTAGAGACCCTCATCGAGGAAGCCATGCGGCTCGCAGAGGAAATGGGTGAGTCCGATGGCGAAACTGCTGGCCAGGGTGGCCCCATGGTTACCGTCAGCTAG
- a CDS encoding GNAT family N-acetyltransferase encodes MAKLLARVAPWLPSARAQADPEGPWSFRVLGEEDTRDLWAIVNDDPVANVFVASHLESMGSAAPSFSGGEIIGMFRHHELRAACWAGVNLVPVGVTDETGAIFGDHLGRSGRSFSSIFGLSEGVMDLWSTFEDYSAEPFDVRPTQPLMSIDTDPLIPPATDLRFTRPEELDRLLPACAAMFEEEVGYSPFIGGSEHYRRRVASLISRKHSLAAFDDSGQVVFKAELGTVSSQAVQVQGVWMNPDHRGRGLSAAYMAGVVVAARALAPTVSLYVNSYNARAIAAYKRVGFDQVDTFATILF; translated from the coding sequence ATGGCGAAACTGCTGGCCAGGGTGGCCCCATGGTTACCGTCAGCTAGGGCGCAGGCCGACCCCGAGGGCCCCTGGTCCTTCCGCGTCCTCGGGGAGGAGGACACCCGGGACCTCTGGGCCATCGTGAACGACGATCCCGTGGCCAATGTCTTCGTCGCCTCCCACCTCGAATCCATGGGCAGCGCCGCACCCTCCTTCTCGGGCGGCGAGATCATCGGCATGTTCCGCCACCACGAGCTGCGTGCCGCGTGCTGGGCGGGCGTCAACCTCGTGCCCGTCGGTGTCACGGACGAGACCGGTGCCATCTTCGGGGACCACCTCGGTCGGTCGGGGCGCAGCTTCTCGTCGATCTTCGGTCTCTCCGAGGGCGTGATGGACCTCTGGTCCACGTTCGAGGACTACAGTGCCGAGCCGTTCGACGTCCGCCCCACCCAGCCGCTCATGTCCATCGACACGGACCCGCTCATCCCGCCGGCGACCGACCTCCGGTTCACCCGGCCGGAGGAGCTCGATCGGCTCCTGCCCGCCTGCGCGGCGATGTTCGAGGAGGAGGTGGGCTACTCGCCGTTCATCGGCGGGTCGGAGCACTACCGCCGCCGCGTCGCCTCCCTCATCAGCCGGAAGCACTCGCTCGCGGCGTTCGACGACTCCGGGCAGGTGGTCTTCAAGGCCGAACTCGGCACGGTGTCCTCCCAGGCCGTGCAGGTGCAGGGCGTGTGGATGAACCCGGACCACCGCGGCAGGGGACTGAGCGCCGCGTACATGGCCGGCGTCGTCGTCGCCGCCCGGGCCCTGGCGCCCACCGTGAGCCTCTACGTGAACTCCTACAACGCCCGTGCCATCGCCGCGTACAAGCGCGTGGGCTTCGACCAGGTGGACACCTTCGCGACCATCCTCTTCTGA